ATCAGCGCATCGTGCAGCGTGACGCGCCAGTCGAGCCCCAGCCGCAAGGCGCAACGCGCGCCGCTGGTCCGGTAGTCGATCTCGATCGGGCAGGCGCCGCCGTTGTAGGCCGACAGCAGCGTCGACAGCCGTGCGGCATCGGCGTTGCCGTTGACCTGCAGGTTTAGCGACCGGGCAAAGTGGCTGCGCGCCTCCGGCACATCCATCACCGCGTCGGCGATCACGCGCAGGCCGCCGCTGAAACGGTCCTCGCTGACCTTGCCGGCGACAACGAGCAGCGTGTCGTCCTTGAGTTTGGTCCGGTGCGCTTCGAACACTTCCGAATACAGCGCGACCTCGACCTTGGCATTGCCGTCGTCGAGCTGCAGGAAGGCCATCCGGCCGCGGTCACCGTTCTTGACCCGCAGGCCGCCGACGATGCCGGCGAGGTACTGCAGCTCGCGCTTGGGCTCGAGCCGGTCGAGACGCGTCTTGATCAGGCCCTTGATGTCCTTGGCATGCGCGTCGAACGGGTGGCCGGACAGATAGTGGCCCAGCGCGGTCTTTTCCTCGGCGAGCTTGACCTTGTCGTCCCAGCGCGGCACCTCGATCGGCTCGACCGTCGGCACCGCGGACGGCTCGAAAATGTCGAACAGCGAGTTCTGGTTGGCATTGGCGGCCTCGGTCTCGGCAAGCTTCATCGCCTGCTCGACATTGGCCATCAGCCGGGCGCGGTGGTCGTCGAGCGCATCGAACGCGCCGCCGCGAATCAGCGCCTCGAGCACGCGCTTGTTGACTTCCTTCTTGTCGGTGCGGCGGCAGAAGTCGTACAGGTCCTTGAACGGGCCATTGACCTTGCGTTCGGCGACGATCTGCTCGACCGCGCCCTGACCGACGCCCTTGATCGCACCCAGCGCATAGCGGATCTGCTTCTTGCCGACCGGGACGAAGCGGTAGACGCTCTCGTTGATGTCCGGCGGCAACATCTCCAGGCGGTTCTTCTCGATGCAGTCGTCGTAGAAGATCTTGAGCTGGTCGGTATTGTCGAGTTCCGAGCTCATCGTCGCTGCCATGAAGGCCGCGGTGTGGTGTGCCTTGAGCCACGCGGTGTGATACGACACCACCGCGTACGCCGCCGTGTGCGACTTGTTGAAGCCGTATTCGGCGAACTTGGCCATCAGGTCGAACAGCATCTCGGCCAGCGCCGGGTCGTAGCCCTTTTTCTTGGCGCCGTCGGCGATCATCTCGCGGTGCTTGGCCATCTCCTCGGGCTTCTTCTTGCCCATGGCGCGGCGCAGCATGTCTGCGCCGCCGAGCGTGTAGCCGCCGATGATCTGCGAGATCTGCATCACCTGTTCCTGATACACGATCACGCCATAGGTCGGCTCGAGGCAGCGCTCCAGATCCGGGTGGAAGTAGTCGGGGACTTCCAGACCCTTCTTGCGGTTGATGAAGGTGTCGACCATGCCCGAACCGAGCGGGCCCGGCCGGTACAGCGCCAGCACGGCGATGATGTCTTCGAAACGGTCGGGCTGCAGTTTCTCGAGCAGCCGCTTCATGCCGTCCGATTCAACCTGGAAGACGGCGGTGGTGTTGGCGTCGCGGAAGACCTGATATGCGGCCTGATCCTCGAAACCCATGCTCATCAGGTCGAGGTACTCGCCGGTCTGCTCCCTGATGTATTGCAGCGCCAGCTCGATGATCGTCAGGTTGCGCAGGCCCAGAAAGTCGAACTTCACCAGACCGATCGATTCGACGTCGTCCTTGTCGAGCATCGACACCGGCGACGCGTCGGCGCCGCTGGCCTGATACACCGGGCAGAAGTCGGTGATCTGGCCCGGTGCGATCAGTACGCCACCGGCGTGCATGCCGATGTTGCGCGTCATGCCTTCGAGTTTGAGCGCCAGCTCCCACAACTCCTTGACTTCGTCCTCGTTGCGGACGCGCTCGGCCAGTTCGGGGACCATCTCGACCGCATCATCGAGGCTGAAGTGCTTGCCCGGTGCGGCCGGAATCATTTTCGACAGCCCGTCGCAGAACATGTACGGCAGGTCGAGCACGCGGCCGACGTCGCGCACCACCGCCTTCGCGGCCATGGTGCCGAAGGTTGCGATCTGGCTGACCGCCTCGGCGCCGTACTTCTCGCGCACGTACTCGATCACGCGCCAGCGGTTGTCCTGGCAGAAGTCGATGTCGAAGTCGGGCATCGATACCCGTTCCGGGTTCAGGAAGCGCTCGAACAGCAGCGCGTATGCGGTCGGGTCGATGTCGGTAATGCCAAGCGAATACGCGACCAGCGAGCCCGCACCCGAACCCCGGCCCGGGCCGACCGGGCAGCCGTTCTTTTTCGCCCAGACGATGAAGTCGGCCACGATCAGGAAGTAGCCGGGGAAGCCCATCTGGATGATGGTGTCGGTCTCGAACTTGAGCCGTTCGAGATAGCGTGGCCGTTCGGCATCGCGCTGCGCCGTGTCGGGATACAGCTGGGCGAGACGGGCCTCGAGTCCTTCCTTGGCGAGATGGATGAGATAGTCGTCGAGCGTCATGCCGTCCGGCGTCGGAAAGTCCGGCAGGTAGTTGGTGCCGAGCGTGACGGTCAGGTTGCAGCGCTGCGCGATCGCGACCGAGTTGGCCAGCGCCTCGGGCAGGTCGGCGAACAGCTCGGCCATCTCGGCCGGGCTCTTGAAGTACTGTTCGTCGGTGAAGAGCTTTGGCCGGCGCTTGTCGGCGACCATATGGCCACTGGCGATGCAGACGCGCGCCTCGTGTGCCTTGAAATCGTCCGCTGCCATGAACTGGACCGGGTGGGTGGCGACGACGGGCAGGTCGAGGTCCGAGGCGAGGTCGAGCTGGCCCTGAACGCACGGTTCGCATTCGGGCTGGCCGCTGCGCTGCAGCTCGAGGTAGAAATTGCCGGCAAACTGTCCGGCCCACCATTGTGTCGCATCGCGGGCCGCGTCGTAGTTGCCCGACAGCAGTGCCTGGCCGATTTCGCCAAGGTGCGCGCCGGACAGGCAGAGCAGGTGGCCGTTGTCGCCGTCGGCGATCCATTCCTTGCGCAGCTCGGCGCGATCGCGGTACTGGTTGTC
This window of the Jeongeupia sp. USM3 genome carries:
- the dnaE gene encoding DNA polymerase III subunit alpha, coding for MNQPAFIHLRIHSEFSVTDGIVRIDDAVKHAQKLGMPALGVTDLMNLFGLVKHYKACRSAGIKPVIGLDAWIENEVDRDKPYRVLLLARDRDGYGRLCELLTRAYRDNQYRDRAELRKEWIADGDNGHLLCLSGAHLGEIGQALLSGNYDAARDATQWWAGQFAGNFYLELQRSGQPECEPCVQGQLDLASDLDLPVVATHPVQFMAADDFKAHEARVCIASGHMVADKRRPKLFTDEQYFKSPAEMAELFADLPEALANSVAIAQRCNLTVTLGTNYLPDFPTPDGMTLDDYLIHLAKEGLEARLAQLYPDTAQRDAERPRYLERLKFETDTIIQMGFPGYFLIVADFIVWAKKNGCPVGPGRGSGAGSLVAYSLGITDIDPTAYALLFERFLNPERVSMPDFDIDFCQDNRWRVIEYVREKYGAEAVSQIATFGTMAAKAVVRDVGRVLDLPYMFCDGLSKMIPAAPGKHFSLDDAVEMVPELAERVRNEDEVKELWELALKLEGMTRNIGMHAGGVLIAPGQITDFCPVYQASGADASPVSMLDKDDVESIGLVKFDFLGLRNLTIIELALQYIREQTGEYLDLMSMGFEDQAAYQVFRDANTTAVFQVESDGMKRLLEKLQPDRFEDIIAVLALYRPGPLGSGMVDTFINRKKGLEVPDYFHPDLERCLEPTYGVIVYQEQVMQISQIIGGYTLGGADMLRRAMGKKKPEEMAKHREMIADGAKKKGYDPALAEMLFDLMAKFAEYGFNKSHTAAYAVVSYHTAWLKAHHTAAFMAATMSSELDNTDQLKIFYDDCIEKNRLEMLPPDINESVYRFVPVGKKQIRYALGAIKGVGQGAVEQIVAERKVNGPFKDLYDFCRRTDKKEVNKRVLEALIRGGAFDALDDHRARLMANVEQAMKLAETEAANANQNSLFDIFEPSAVPTVEPIEVPRWDDKVKLAEEKTALGHYLSGHPFDAHAKDIKGLIKTRLDRLEPKRELQYLAGIVGGLRVKNGDRGRMAFLQLDDGNAKVEVALYSEVFEAHRTKLKDDTLLVVAGKVSEDRFSGGLRVIADAVMDVPEARSHFARSLNLQVNGNADAARLSTLLSAYNGGACPIEIDYRTSGARCALRLGLDWRVTLHDALIAELQSWLGNDAVKIRF